The Zeugodacus cucurbitae isolate PBARC_wt_2022May chromosome 4, idZeuCucr1.2, whole genome shotgun sequence genome includes the window TGGGCACATTGCCGTTATTGTGCGCTAAACCCgcaccattgttgttgttattgttattgctgtcatTTGCGCTGCCGCCATTGCCATTGCTCTGACCGCCGCCCATAATACCCACCAAGCCATTCAAACTCAAATTGTTGTTCGGCGTCGCAgggttattattgttattgttgttgttggtaatcAAATTCGCCGTGTTGCCAACATTCGCCAGCACATTGCCATTGCCGATGCCATTGCcattgctgatgttgttgttcatgttgttgatattgttcGCTGCCACTGCGACCACCGCCGCCGCGGCATTATTCACATTCGCCACATTGGCTAAATGTTGCAAGCGATGATGCAACAATTGACTGCTTGGCGGCAGACTGCCAACCAAATTGTTGCCCAGCGTATTGATTGTCTGTTGCAGCTGTGTGTTGGCAACATTTTGCATTGTGTTGCGCAGATGCAAATGTACATTGTTGCTGAGGCTGTTCACAacatttgtgttgttattattgttattgctgctgccaccactgttgttgctgttgttgccattgttgacGGGATTGCCGGCAACAGCGGCTATGCTATTGACAAGATTACTTGTGCTCACCAAATTGCTGCCCAAACTGCTGACGGCGGCCGCGGCGGTGAGTCCATTTGTGGCGCCACCAACAACACCGCTGCCAACACTGCCGCCGCCCGCGGCTAACAGATGTGGCAGATTGTGTACGACTTGTAGCGGCAGTGAGCTGAGCGGTGGCAGTGCGGTTGCATGATTTGGCGATTGCAGATTACCcaacaattgctgttgttgctgctgctgctgctgttgttgttgttgctgtgcatgTTGCACATTCTGCAGCAGCTGTAGGTGCGCTtgatgctgttgctgctgctgttggtgttgttgttgctgttgttgttgttgttgctgctgctgttgcgcgttttgcaattgtgtttgatgCGCATGCGCATTGCCAATTTGTAGCGCCTGCGTTAAATAATCCATTCTAAGTACTCTAAGTGCTCAtgcaat containing:
- the LOC105221003 gene encoding AAC-rich mRNA clone AAC11 protein isoform X8, giving the protein MDYLTQALQIGNAHAHQTQLQNAQQQQQQQQQQQQQHQQQQQQHQAHLQLLQNVQHAQQQQQQQQQQQQQQLLGNLQSPNHATALPPLSSLPLQVVHNLPHLLAAGGGSVGSGVVGGATNGLTAAAAVSSLGSNLVSTSNLVNSIAAVAGNPVNNGNNSNNSGGSSNNNNNNTNVVNSLSNNVHLHLRNTMQNVANTQLQQTINTLGNNLVGSLPPSSQLLHHRLQHLANVANVNNAAAAVVAVAANNINNMNNNISNGNGIGNGNVLANVGNTANLITNNNNNNNNPATPNNNLSLNGLVGIMGGGQSNGNGGSANDSNNNNNNNGAGLAHNNGNVPNGVGNNNNNTNGNNNSIDDNNRWTQFQVQQLWKQHASYLNGRKSPFLGFICKTNGKSSSNSKEVICGDDKYKEEGDLWNVEAQTAFLGPNLWDKALPYDADLKYADLDEFLSENNIPDGLPGTHLGHSSGLGHRSDSLGHAAGLGLGLGHITTKRERSPSPSDCISPETLNPPSPAESSFSFASSGRDFDPRTRAFSDEELKPQPMIKKSRKQFVPDELKDDKYWARRRKNNIAAKRSRDARRQKENQIAMRARYLEKENSTLHQEVEQLKQENMDLRARLSKFQDV
- the LOC105221003 gene encoding AAC-rich mRNA clone AAC11 protein isoform X6; translation: MDYLTQALQIGNAHAHQTQLQNAQQQQQQQQQQQQQHQQQQQQHQAHLQLLQNVQHAQQQQQQQQQQQQQQLLGNLQSPNHATALPPLSSLPLQVVHNLPHLLAAGGGSVGSGVVGGATNGLTAAAAVSSLGSNLVSTSNLVNSIAAVAGNPVNNGNNSNNSGGSSNNNNNNTNVVNSLSNNVHLHLRNTMQNVANTQLQQTINTLGNNLVGSLPPSSQLLHHRLQHLANVANVNNAAAAVVAVAANNINNMNNNISNGNGIGNGNVLANVGNTANLITNNNNNNNNPATPNNNLSLNGLVGIMGGGQSNGNGGSANDSNNNNNNNGAGLAHNNGNVPNGVGNNNNNTNGNNNSIDDNNRWTQFQVQQLWKQHASYLNGRKSPFLGFICKTNGKSSSNSKEVICGDDKYKEEGDLWNVEAQTAFLGPNLWDKALPYDADLKVTQYADLDEFLSENNIPDGLPGTHLGHSSGLGHRSDSLGHAAGLGLGLGHITTKRERSPSPSDCISPETLNPPSPAESIFDISGFSFASSGRDFDPRTRAFSDEELKPQPMIKKSRKQFVPDELKDDKYWARRRKNNIAAKRSRDARRQKENQIAMRARYLEKENSTLHQEVEQLKQENMDLRARLSKFQDV
- the LOC105221003 gene encoding AAC-rich mRNA clone AAC11 protein isoform X10 yields the protein MDYLTQALQIGNAHAHQTQLQNAQQQQQQQQQQQQQHQQQQQQHQAHLQLLQNVQHAQQQQQQQQQQQQQQLLGNLQSPNHATALPPLSSLPLQVVHNLPHLLAAGGGSVGSGVVGGATNGLTAAAAVSSLGSNLVSTSNLVNSIAAVAGNPVNNGNNSNNSGGSSNNNNNNTNVVNSLSNNVHLHLRNTMQNVANTQLQQTINTLGNNLVGSLPPSSQLLHHRLQHLANVANVNNAAAAVVAVAANNINNMNNNISNGNGIGNGNVLANVGNTANLITNNNNNNNNPATPNNNLSLNGLVGIMGGGQSNGNGGSANDSNNNNNNNGAGLAHNNGNVPNGVGNNNNNTNGNNNSIDDNNRWTQFQVQQLWKQHASYLNGKSSSNSKEVICGDDKYKEEGDLWNVEAQTAFLGPNLWDKALPYDADLKVTQYADLDEFLSENNIPDGLPGTHLGHSSGLGHRSDSLGHAAGLGLGLGHITTKRERSPSPSDCISPETLNPPSPAESSFSFASSGRDFDPRTRAFSDEELKPQPMIKKSRKQFVPDELKDDKYWARRRKNNIAAKRSRDARRQKENQIAMRARYLEKENSTLHQEVEQLKQENMDLRARLSKFQDV
- the LOC105221003 gene encoding AAC-rich mRNA clone AAC11 protein isoform X9; protein product: MDYLTQALQIGNAHAHQTQLQNAQQQQQQQQQQQQQHQQQQQQHQAHLQLLQNVQHAQQQQQQQQQQQQQQLLGNLQSPNHATALPPLSSLPLQVVHNLPHLLAAGGGSVGSGVVGGATNGLTAAAAVSSLGSNLVSTSNLVNSIAAVAGNPVNNGNNSNNSGGSSNNNNNNTNVVNSLSNNVHLHLRNTMQNVANTQLQQTINTLGNNLVGSLPPSSQLLHHRLQHLANVANVNNAAAAVVAVAANNINNMNNNISNGNGIGNGNVLANVGNTANLITNNNNNNNNPATPNNNLSLNGLVGIMGGGQSNGNGGSANDSNNNNNNNGAGLAHNNGNVPNGVGNNNNNTNGNNNSIDDNNRWTQFQVQQLWKQHASYLNGKSSSNSKEVICGDDKYKEEGDLWNVEAQTAFLGPNLWDKALPYDADLKVTQYADLDEFLSENNIPDGLPGTHLGHSSGLGHRSDSLGHAAGLGLGLGHITTKRERSPSPSDCISPETLNPPSPAESIFDISGFSFASSGRDFDPRTRAFSDEELKPQPMIKKSRKQFVPDELKDDKYWARRRKNNIAAKRSRDARRQKENQIAMRARYLEKENSTLHQEVEQLKQENMDLRARLSKFQDV